A single genomic interval of Flavobacterium sp. N2820 harbors:
- the menD gene encoding 2-succinyl-5-enolpyruvyl-6-hydroxy-3-cyclohexene-1-carboxylic-acid synthase, translating into MMYPKIPLAQSILEICQQKGVQHIVISPGSRNAPLTIGFTNNPYFKCYSIADERCAAFFALGIAQQIQKPVAVVCTSGSALLNYYPAFAEAFYSQIPLIVFSADRPQSKIDIGDGQTIRQENVFANHSLFNANLNENASIANDVLIQEAISISIIKKGPVHVNVPFEEPLYETVSERTYFPTITKKDSSKSDFIFDANFKQKWDNASKKLVLVGELFPNLVEQKYVDSLGNDASIVVLTEKTSNLHHSSFIDQIDTLITPFSDKDFEVFQPEILLTFGGMVVSKRIKSFLRKYQPQEHWHVDELRAYDTYGALSQHFKTSPNTFFSHLLNEKSIESDYKSSIATVWKSRVVQHRLYTKTVPFSDFKVFDFISQNLPKNTQLQVSNSSAIRYIQLFDLDTTVAVFCNRGTSGIDGSTSTAIGASVVNNKATIFITGDISFLYDSNALWNNYIPSTFKIILLNNGGGGIFRILPGHQETETFTTYFETSHHLNASHLAKMYDLDYYSASDENSLTTSFTSFLNSNQKPTILEIFTPEKSNDSIILDFFKALKK; encoded by the coding sequence ATGATGTATCCAAAAATTCCTTTAGCGCAAAGTATTCTTGAAATTTGCCAACAAAAAGGAGTCCAACATATTGTAATTTCACCAGGTTCAAGAAACGCACCTTTAACTATTGGTTTCACAAACAATCCTTATTTTAAATGTTACAGTATAGCTGATGAGCGTTGTGCTGCTTTTTTTGCGTTGGGAATTGCACAACAAATTCAGAAGCCTGTTGCAGTCGTTTGTACTTCGGGTTCAGCATTGTTAAATTATTATCCAGCGTTTGCAGAAGCGTTTTACAGTCAAATTCCGTTGATAGTATTTTCGGCTGACAGACCACAAAGTAAAATTGATATTGGTGATGGTCAAACCATTCGTCAAGAAAATGTTTTTGCCAATCATAGTTTGTTTAATGCAAATTTGAATGAAAATGCATCTATAGCAAATGACGTTTTGATTCAAGAAGCCATTTCGATTTCCATTATTAAAAAAGGACCGGTGCATGTTAATGTTCCGTTTGAAGAGCCTTTGTACGAAACTGTCTCAGAAAGGACTTATTTTCCTACTATAACAAAGAAGGATAGTAGTAAGAGCGATTTTATTTTTGATGCCAATTTCAAGCAAAAATGGGATAATGCTTCAAAAAAATTAGTTTTAGTAGGAGAGTTGTTTCCCAATTTAGTTGAACAAAAATATGTTGATAGTTTAGGAAACGATGCAAGTATTGTGGTTTTAACCGAAAAAACATCGAATTTGCATCATAGCTCATTTATAGACCAAATAGATACATTAATTACCCCTTTTTCAGACAAAGATTTTGAAGTTTTTCAGCCCGAAATTCTTTTAACTTTTGGTGGAATGGTCGTTTCAAAACGCATTAAATCGTTTTTGCGAAAATATCAACCACAAGAACATTGGCATGTTGATGAACTGCGTGCCTATGATACCTATGGTGCCTTATCGCAACATTTTAAAACTTCTCCAAATACTTTTTTTAGTCATTTATTAAATGAAAAATCAATTGAGAGTGACTATAAATCTTCAATAGCAACTGTTTGGAAAAGTAGAGTAGTGCAACATAGATTATACACGAAGACTGTTCCGTTTTCTGATTTTAAAGTTTTTGATTTTATTAGTCAAAATTTGCCTAAAAATACTCAATTACAAGTGAGTAATAGTTCTGCCATTCGTTATATTCAGTTATTTGATTTGGATACAACTGTTGCTGTTTTTTGTAATAGAGGAACGAGTGGAATTGATGGTAGCACTTCAACGGCAATTGGCGCATCGGTGGTAAATAATAAAGCTACAATTTTCATAACAGGAGATATTAGTTTCTTATATGATAGTAATGCTTTATGGAATAACTATATCCCTTCAACTTTTAAAATTATTTTGCTGAATAATGGAGGTGGTGGAATTTTTAGAATTTTGCCCGGACATCAAGAAACCGAGACCTTTACTACTTATTTTGAAACTTCACATCATTTAAACGCTTCGCATTTAGCAAAAATGTATGATTTAGATTATTATAGCGCATCCGATGAAAATAGTTTGACCACTTCATTTACATCTTTTTTAAATTCTAATCAAAAACCTACAATTTTAGAAATTTTTACTCCAGAAAAAAGCAACGATAGTATCATATTGGACTTCTTTAAAGCGTTAAAAAAATAA
- a CDS encoding GNAT family N-acetyltransferase yields MDIQIRNYQTKDCTAILAIINEAILNSTALYDYHPRSLDHQIAIFEDKISKGFPVIIAEMNNEVVGFGYYSEFRFREAYKFTVEHSVYAHKNCIGKGIGKLLLSELIQLAKSQNLHTMIGVIDSENTNSIDFHKKFGFENVGFIKESGFKFDRWLHSVFMQKIL; encoded by the coding sequence ATGGATATCCAGATTAGAAACTACCAAACCAAAGATTGTACGGCTATTTTAGCGATAATTAATGAGGCGATTTTAAATTCTACAGCGCTGTATGATTATCATCCAAGAAGTCTAGACCATCAAATTGCTATTTTTGAAGATAAAATTTCAAAAGGTTTTCCTGTTATTATTGCCGAAATGAATAACGAAGTGGTTGGCTTTGGATATTATAGTGAATTTCGTTTCAGAGAGGCTTATAAATTCACAGTGGAACATTCCGTTTATGCGCATAAAAACTGTATTGGAAAAGGAATTGGAAAATTATTATTGTCCGAATTAATTCAGCTAGCAAAATCACAAAACTTACACACCATGATTGGCGTTATCGACTCTGAAAACACAAACAGCATCGATTTTCATAAAAAATTTGGATTCGAAAATGTAGGTTTTATCAAAGAATCTGGATTCAAATTTGATAGATGGTTACATTCGGTTTTCATGCAAAAAATACTTTAA
- a CDS encoding glutathione peroxidase has translation MKKLVTLFSVVALFYSCQNQAQKNQTTSATAITTPMSAETIYQFKVEDLDGNAFDFASLKGKKILVVNTASECGLTPQYEQLQAIYEKYKDQNFVIVGFPANNFGSQEPGSNAQIATFCQKNYGVTFPMMSKISVKGSDMHAVYQFLTQKAKNGLQDSDVEWNFQKYLINENGELAKVISPRVLPTDAEIVNWIEGK, from the coding sequence ATGAAGAAATTAGTAACCTTGTTTTCGGTAGTGGCTTTGTTTTATAGTTGTCAAAATCAGGCACAAAAAAACCAAACAACTTCGGCAACAGCAATCACAACACCTATGTCAGCAGAAACGATTTATCAATTTAAAGTAGAAGATTTAGATGGAAATGCTTTTGATTTTGCTTCATTAAAAGGAAAGAAAATTTTAGTAGTCAATACTGCTTCAGAATGTGGTTTAACGCCTCAATATGAACAGTTGCAAGCGATTTACGAAAAGTATAAAGATCAAAATTTTGTAATTGTAGGTTTTCCTGCGAATAATTTTGGTTCACAAGAACCTGGAAGTAATGCACAAATTGCTACTTTTTGTCAAAAGAATTATGGTGTTACTTTTCCAATGATGAGTAAAATCTCGGTAAAAGGAAGCGATATGCATGCAGTGTATCAATTTTTAACGCAGAAAGCTAAAAACGGATTGCAAGACAGCGATGTCGAATGGAATTTCCAAAAATACTTAATCAATGAAAACGGAGAATTAGCAAAAGTAATTTCGCCAAGAGTACTTCCTACTGATGCTGAAATCGTAAATTGGATTGAAGGAAAATAG
- the ccsA gene encoding cytochrome c biogenesis protein CcsA has translation MEKKIFSFLFSTRLMAVLFILFAFAMAAGTFIEDEFNTDTARVIIYNAWWFETIMVFFVINFIGNIKRYQLHKKENWATLILHLSFILIIVGAFVTRYISYEGMMPIREGESANIIYSDKPYLTVLVDGDYQGEMRRKTFERDLILAPEVKESWFLNLFADNHFSINEKFSGIPFEVEHKEFILNATETVVASENGKLMLKMVESSGGTRHEHYLKEGEVQNLHNVLFAFNKYTEGAINITKISEAYTIQTPFEGDFMRMADKLQGKVVKDAVQPLMLRSLYNIGGAQFVFPEPAIKGELVFKSNNDFKDKQTDDALKVKIKTQGKEEILTLVGARGKQGIPQSVKIGDLEFTLFFGSKIYNTPFNIKLDDFIADKYPGTEKSYSAFKSKIEVQDAEKKNTFKDSIFMNNVLDYRGYRLFQAGFDPDEKGTQLSVSHDFWGTWITYIGYFLLYFGMMAILFTKSSRFASLKEKLEKVKIKKSKLLSIVLILFSSLTFAQHNHQPSKEETLTLLKKYVVSEEHASQFGKVVIQDNGRMKPINTFSSELLRKVSKSDTYEGMNSDQAFLSMTQYPQYWYNLPIIYLKRGNDSIRKLIGVEKDAKYAPLVAFFDEAGGYKLANYLDAAYKEPVPNQFQKDFIEADKKVNLLYSALSGQILKVFPIPGDKAKKWVSFLEVNQPTGTSLDSIKNVMPFYLNAVDKATQSNDYKLANSLLTGLTQYQNKYGATVMLSESKINSEIMYNKYDIFKRLYYMYMMAGVFMLIFCIVQIFNDSKLIRTIINVFHGLIGLFFVLHLAGLIVRWYISGHAPWSDAYESMIYVAWATMFFGLAFGKDSKLTVASTAFVTAIILMIAHWNWMDPSIGNLQPVLNSYWLMIHVAVIVGSYGPFALAMILGLVALFLMIFTNDRNKEKMKLSIDEITYINEMALTVGLVMLTIGNFLGGQWANESWGRYWGWDPKETWALISIMIYAFVIHARFVPALRGRWIYNVMSVFAFASIVMTYFGVNFHLSGLHSYASGEKQNVTYYIYIAILVAIISALAYFPYRKHIKK, from the coding sequence ATGGAAAAAAAAATATTCTCCTTTTTGTTTTCAACCCGTTTAATGGCTGTCTTATTTATTTTGTTTGCATTTGCAATGGCAGCAGGTACTTTTATTGAAGACGAATTTAATACTGATACAGCTCGTGTAATTATTTATAATGCTTGGTGGTTTGAAACCATCATGGTTTTTTTTGTAATCAATTTCATAGGCAACATCAAACGTTATCAATTGCATAAAAAAGAAAATTGGGCGACTTTAATTTTACATCTTTCTTTTATCTTAATTATTGTAGGTGCTTTTGTTACTCGTTACATAAGTTATGAAGGAATGATGCCTATCAGAGAAGGTGAATCGGCAAATATTATTTATTCAGATAAGCCTTATTTAACGGTATTAGTTGACGGTGACTATCAGGGTGAAATGAGACGTAAAACTTTTGAAAGAGATTTAATTTTAGCACCAGAAGTAAAAGAAAGTTGGTTTTTAAATCTGTTTGCGGATAATCATTTTTCAATTAATGAAAAGTTTAGTGGTATTCCATTTGAAGTAGAACATAAAGAATTTATTTTGAATGCAACCGAAACAGTTGTTGCCTCTGAAAATGGGAAGTTGATGCTTAAAATGGTTGAATCGAGTGGAGGAACGCGTCATGAACATTATTTAAAAGAAGGCGAAGTTCAAAATTTGCATAATGTACTTTTTGCGTTTAATAAATATACAGAGGGTGCTATTAATATTACCAAAATCAGTGAAGCGTATACGATTCAAACGCCTTTTGAAGGAGATTTTATGCGAATGGCAGATAAATTACAAGGGAAAGTAGTAAAAGATGCTGTACAACCCTTGATGTTGCGTTCGTTGTATAACATCGGTGGCGCACAATTTGTGTTTCCAGAACCAGCAATTAAAGGGGAATTGGTTTTTAAATCTAATAACGATTTTAAAGACAAACAAACCGATGATGCTTTAAAAGTTAAAATTAAAACACAAGGCAAAGAAGAAATCTTAACCTTAGTTGGTGCGAGAGGAAAACAAGGTATTCCACAAAGTGTAAAAATAGGCGATTTAGAATTTACATTATTTTTTGGTAGTAAAATTTACAACACGCCTTTCAATATTAAATTAGATGATTTTATTGCCGATAAATATCCTGGAACTGAAAAAAGTTATTCCGCTTTTAAGAGTAAAATCGAAGTACAAGATGCTGAAAAAAAGAATACCTTTAAAGATAGTATTTTTATGAATAACGTATTGGATTATAGAGGTTATCGATTGTTTCAAGCCGGTTTTGATCCAGATGAAAAAGGAACGCAATTATCGGTTAGTCATGATTTTTGGGGAACTTGGATTACTTACATTGGTTATTTCTTATTATACTTTGGTATGATGGCAATTTTATTCACAAAAAGTAGTCGTTTTGCCAGTTTGAAAGAAAAATTAGAAAAAGTCAAAATCAAAAAATCAAAACTATTAAGTATTGTATTGATTTTATTTTCTTCATTGACTTTTGCACAACACAATCACCAGCCGAGTAAAGAAGAAACGCTTACATTATTAAAAAAATATGTGGTTTCAGAAGAACACGCGTCTCAATTTGGAAAAGTTGTTATTCAAGATAACGGTCGAATGAAGCCTATTAATACGTTTTCATCTGAATTACTTCGTAAAGTTTCTAAGAGCGATACTTATGAAGGTATGAATTCTGATCAAGCTTTTTTATCAATGACACAATATCCTCAATATTGGTATAATTTGCCAATTATTTATTTAAAAAGGGGGAATGACAGTATTCGTAAATTAATTGGCGTTGAAAAAGATGCAAAATACGCACCATTAGTTGCCTTTTTTGATGAAGCTGGAGGGTATAAATTAGCTAATTATTTAGATGCAGCTTACAAAGAACCTGTTCCAAATCAATTTCAAAAAGATTTTATTGAAGCAGATAAAAAAGTTAACTTATTATATTCCGCTTTAAGTGGTCAAATTTTAAAAGTTTTCCCAATTCCGGGTGATAAAGCAAAGAAATGGGTTTCATTTTTAGAAGTGAATCAGCCCACAGGCACTTCGTTAGATTCGATTAAAAATGTGATGCCTTTCTATTTGAATGCTGTAGATAAAGCAACACAAAGTAACGATTATAAATTAGCCAATAGTTTGCTTACCGGTTTAACGCAATATCAAAATAAATACGGTGCAACTGTAATGCTTTCAGAAAGTAAAATCAATTCTGAAATTATGTACAATAAATATGATATTTTCAAGCGATTGTATTACATGTATATGATGGCAGGTGTTTTTATGCTAATTTTTTGTATTGTCCAAATTTTTAATGATTCAAAATTAATACGAACAATTATCAATGTTTTTCATGGATTAATAGGTTTGTTTTTCGTGTTGCACTTAGCTGGATTAATTGTTAGATGGTATATATCTGGTCACGCACCTTGGAGCGATGCTTATGAAAGTATGATTTATGTAGCTTGGGCAACCATGTTTTTTGGATTAGCTTTTGGGAAAGATTCCAAGCTTACTGTGGCTTCAACTGCATTTGTTACAGCCATAATTTTAATGATTGCTCACTGGAATTGGATGGATCCATCAATTGGAAATTTACAACCTGTATTGAATTCGTATTGGTTAATGATTCACGTAGCGGTAATTGTAGGTAGTTATGGCCCTTTTGCTCTGGCAATGATACTTGGTTTAGTAGCCTTATTCTTAATGATTTTTACGAATGACAGGAACAAAGAAAAAATGAAATTGAGCATCGACGAAATCACTTATATCAATGAAATGGCGTTAACCGTAGGTTTGGTTATGTTAACCATCGGAAATTTCCTTGGTGGCCAATGGGCTAATGAAAGTTGGGGTCGTTATTGGGGTTGGGATCCAAAAGAAACTTGGGCGTTAATTAGTATTATGATTTATGCATTTGTAATCCACGCACGATTTGTTCCCGCTTTACGAGGAAGATGGATATATAATGTAATGAGTGTTTTTGCTTTTGCTTCTATTGTAATGACCTATTTTGGGGTAAATTTCCATTTAAGTGGTTTACATAGCTATGCTTCGGGAGAAAAACAAAATGTTACATATTACATTTACATTGCAATACTAGTCGCTATAATCTCAGCCTTGGCTTATTTTCCGTACAGAAAACATATTAAGAAGTAG
- a CDS encoding biotin--[acetyl-CoA-carboxylase] ligase encodes MKLIKLNAIDSTNTFLKQLAATERVENFTVVAAEHQTNGKGQRGAVWSIESGKNLTFSVLYVKNKHLKINLFTLNVIVALSVVEGLQLISSKQFKIKWPNDILADNKKIAGILIENSIKSQAEIQSVIGIGINVNQENFENLPQASSLCLLEQQFFDKDLLLKSVVNQLENNLEQLNSQSEVVFWEKYHNYLFKKNIVSTFEDVNGNRFVGQIIKVTSEGKLNVALEDDSTIDFDIKEVKMLY; translated from the coding sequence ATGAAGTTAATCAAACTCAATGCCATTGATTCTACAAATACTTTTTTAAAGCAATTAGCCGCTACAGAAAGGGTAGAAAATTTTACTGTAGTAGCCGCAGAACACCAAACAAATGGTAAAGGTCAACGCGGTGCGGTTTGGTCAATAGAATCGGGTAAGAATCTAACCTTTAGTGTTTTATATGTTAAAAATAAGCATTTAAAAATCAATTTATTTACATTAAATGTCATTGTAGCACTAAGTGTTGTAGAAGGTTTGCAATTGATTAGTTCTAAACAATTTAAAATAAAGTGGCCAAACGACATTTTGGCAGATAATAAAAAAATTGCCGGAATTTTAATTGAAAACAGCATAAAAAGTCAGGCAGAAATACAATCCGTTATCGGAATTGGAATTAATGTTAATCAAGAAAATTTTGAGAATTTACCGCAAGCTTCTTCTTTATGTCTTTTGGAACAACAATTTTTTGACAAAGATTTACTTTTAAAAAGCGTAGTGAATCAGTTAGAAAATAATTTAGAACAACTCAATTCGCAATCTGAAGTTGTTTTTTGGGAAAAATATCACAATTATTTATTTAAGAAAAATATTGTGTCAACATTTGAAGACGTGAATGGCAATCGATTTGTTGGTCAAATAATCAAAGTTACTTCTGAAGGAAAACTCAATGTTGCATTAGAAGATGATTCTACGATTGATTTTGATATTAAGGAAGTCAAAATGTTGTACTAA
- the rsfS gene encoding ribosome silencing factor: MAKKNISNDDLLANIIKGIEEVKGENIDILDLRAIDNTVCDYFVVCNGNSNTQVNAIVGSIQKIVSKELKDKPWHVEGAENGEWVLMDYVNIVVHVFQKHIREYYRIESLWGDAKITTIETKY, from the coding sequence ATGGCGAAGAAAAATATTAGCAATGATGATTTATTAGCAAACATCATCAAAGGAATTGAAGAAGTAAAAGGAGAAAATATTGATATTCTTGATTTAAGAGCAATTGATAATACAGTTTGTGATTACTTTGTAGTGTGTAATGGAAATTCAAATACACAAGTAAATGCAATAGTAGGTTCTATTCAAAAAATTGTTTCCAAAGAATTAAAAGATAAGCCTTGGCATGTCGAAGGTGCCGAAAATGGTGAATGGGTTTTAATGGACTACGTTAACATTGTGGTGCATGTTTTTCAAAAACACATTCGCGAATACTACAGAATAGAAAGTTTATGGGGTGATGCTAAAATCACAACAATCGAAACTAAATACTAA
- the ftsH gene encoding ATP-dependent zinc metalloprotease FtsH, translating into MAQNSNNNSSGFKFSPWMSIVLVLTIFFTISLVTNGIDLSNPGKTSLSKFNEFLAAGQVDKVTFTNTKATVFLKKEALSDKKHEKVKNDITNKLNTKGPHYYFEIGDLRTFQETLAKADAEKKINSYEKEPESMWGELLSILLPFLLLIGLWIFMMRRMSGGSGGGGGQIFSIGKSKAKLFDEKTDTRTTFENVAGLEGAKEEIQEIVEFLKNPEKYTSIGGKIPKGALLVGPPGTGKTLLAKAVAGEAKVPFFSLSGSDFVEMFVGVGASRVRDLFKQAKEKSPAIIFIDEIDAVGRARGKNNMTGANDERENTLNQLLTEMDGFGTNSNVIVLAATNRADVLDKALLRAGRFDRQIYVDLPDIRERKEIFEVHLKPLKKSEELDTEFLAKQTPGFSGADIANVCNEAALIAARKDKKAVDKQDFLDAVDRIVGGLEKKNKIVTPDEKRAIAFHEAGHATVSWMLEHAAPLVKVTIVPRGQSLGAAWYLPEERLIVRPDQMLDEMCATMGGRAAEKVIFDKISTGALSDLEKVTRQARAMVTIYGLNDKLGNITYYDSTGQSDYNFSKPYSEDTAKVIDFEISKLIEEQYQRAIHLLETNKEKLTQLANILIEKEVIFKDDLETIFGKRPFDKEDEIPVVE; encoded by the coding sequence ATGGCACAAAATAGTAATAACAATAGTTCAGGATTTAAATTTAGTCCATGGATGAGTATTGTACTTGTCCTAACGATTTTTTTTACAATTAGTCTGGTTACTAATGGAATTGATTTAAGCAATCCAGGCAAGACAAGTTTATCAAAATTCAATGAATTCTTAGCTGCTGGTCAAGTAGACAAAGTGACCTTTACCAACACGAAAGCTACAGTTTTCTTGAAAAAAGAAGCTTTATCGGATAAAAAACACGAGAAAGTTAAAAATGATATTACGAATAAATTAAATACTAAAGGGCCTCATTATTACTTTGAAATTGGTGATTTGAGAACGTTCCAAGAAACGTTGGCAAAAGCCGATGCTGAAAAGAAAATCAACTCCTATGAAAAGGAACCAGAGAGTATGTGGGGAGAATTACTTTCAATTCTTCTACCATTTTTATTACTAATTGGTTTGTGGATTTTCATGATGCGAAGAATGTCTGGTGGCTCTGGAGGCGGAGGCGGACAAATTTTTAGTATTGGAAAGTCAAAAGCAAAACTTTTTGATGAAAAAACCGATACAAGAACAACCTTTGAAAACGTTGCCGGATTAGAAGGTGCTAAAGAAGAAATTCAAGAAATTGTTGAATTCCTTAAAAATCCAGAAAAATATACTTCAATTGGAGGAAAAATTCCAAAGGGAGCATTATTAGTTGGACCTCCAGGTACAGGAAAAACATTATTAGCTAAAGCCGTTGCTGGTGAAGCTAAAGTGCCTTTCTTCTCTTTATCAGGTTCAGATTTTGTGGAAATGTTTGTAGGTGTTGGAGCTTCTCGTGTTAGAGATTTATTCAAGCAAGCAAAAGAAAAATCACCTGCAATTATTTTTATCGATGAAATTGATGCTGTAGGTAGAGCACGTGGAAAAAACAACATGACCGGTGCAAACGACGAAAGAGAAAATACATTGAATCAATTACTGACAGAAATGGACGGTTTTGGAACCAATTCTAATGTAATTGTACTAGCTGCAACCAATAGAGCCGATGTTTTAGACAAAGCTTTATTGCGTGCTGGACGTTTTGACAGACAAATTTATGTGGATTTACCAGATATTAGAGAACGTAAAGAAATTTTTGAAGTACATTTAAAACCTTTAAAAAAATCAGAAGAATTAGATACCGAGTTTTTAGCGAAACAAACGCCCGGATTTTCAGGAGCAGATATTGCTAATGTTTGTAACGAAGCTGCTTTAATTGCAGCGCGTAAAGATAAAAAAGCGGTAGATAAACAAGATTTCTTAGACGCTGTTGACAGAATTGTTGGTGGTTTAGAAAAGAAAAATAAAATTGTTACTCCAGATGAAAAACGTGCTATTGCTTTTCACGAAGCAGGTCACGCAACTGTAAGTTGGATGTTGGAGCACGCTGCACCACTTGTAAAAGTTACAATTGTTCCTCGTGGGCAAAGTTTAGGTGCTGCATGGTATTTACCTGAAGAACGCTTGATTGTGCGACCAGACCAAATGTTAGACGAAATGTGTGCTACAATGGGTGGAAGAGCTGCTGAGAAAGTTATTTTTGATAAAATTTCAACAGGCGCTTTGAGCGATTTGGAAAAAGTTACGCGCCAAGCAAGAGCAATGGTTACAATTTATGGATTAAATGATAAGTTAGGAAATATCACTTATTATGATTCAACCGGGCAATCAGATTATAATTTTTCAAAACCATATTCTGAAGATACTGCAAAAGTTATTGATTTTGAGATTTCTAAATTAATTGAAGAACAATACCAAAGAGCAATTCATCTTTTAGAAACAAATAAAGAAAAATTAACACAATTGGCCAATATCTTAATCGAGAAAGAAGTAATCTTTAAAGACGATTTAGAAACCATCTTTGGAAAAAGACCTTTTGATAAGGAAGATGAAATTCCTGTAGTTGAATAA
- a CDS encoding lactate utilization protein: MSSLFRKFFGNSGEEADNDKKNDVKSPYAPDTSLPIDEQFTFNFKENGGKFIYCENLNEVSENFENILAENDWFEKETLCFNPNLFKLLEENRLSPNGTSEKATFFLTSCENLVADEGSILFSSNQLKHFKPNELPTNMIVFATTSQITGTKGDGLRRIKNAHDKNYPTNITTIKYFEEVKEQDFLHYGSCHKNLYLLLLEDL; encoded by the coding sequence ATGAGTAGTCTTTTTAGAAAATTTTTCGGAAACTCAGGTGAAGAGGCAGACAACGACAAAAAAAATGATGTCAAAAGTCCTTATGCACCCGATACTTCATTGCCAATTGATGAGCAATTTACTTTCAATTTCAAAGAAAATGGAGGTAAGTTTATATATTGTGAAAACCTGAATGAGGTGTCTGAAAATTTTGAAAACATACTAGCTGAAAATGATTGGTTTGAGAAAGAAACATTGTGTTTTAACCCAAATCTTTTTAAACTTTTAGAAGAAAACAGATTGTCTCCTAATGGTACCAGTGAAAAAGCAACGTTCTTTCTAACAAGTTGTGAAAACTTAGTGGCAGATGAAGGTTCTATACTTTTTTCTTCCAATCAACTAAAACATTTTAAACCAAACGAATTGCCTACAAATATGATTGTATTTGCAACAACGAGTCAAATTACAGGTACAAAAGGTGATGGTTTAAGAAGAATAAAAAATGCACACGACAAAAATTATCCCACAAATATTACAACCATAAAATATTTTGAAGAAGTAAAAGAGCAAGATTTTCTTCATTATGGAAGTTGCCATAAAAATCTCTACCTCCTTCTTTTAGAAGATTTATAG
- a CDS encoding phosphatidate cytidylyltransferase: MNETLKRALSGAVYIILLLGCISYSQESLAILFGVFLLIGVYEFCKIAALNLYICLPIAAVSYYFFWNKSQDIILKTSIVSLSILISIKLLLYLFNTQKTNFKIITRYLLLIGYIIIPFISTNYVAIGKNGYNPKILITILILIWANDTFAYLVGKNFGKRKLFPSVSPKKTIEGFVGGMFFTIISSVLLSKFYIESNILYIWIVIAIIVSIFSTLGDLIQSKFKRVAGIKDSGKIMPGHGGILDRLDSIIFVIPFINLFYLILYYVS, encoded by the coding sequence ATGAACGAAACGCTGAAAAGAGCATTATCTGGAGCCGTTTATATAATTTTATTATTAGGCTGTATCTCTTACTCACAAGAAAGTTTAGCAATTCTTTTTGGTGTATTCTTGCTAATTGGCGTATATGAATTTTGCAAAATAGCAGCATTAAATTTATACATTTGCCTACCCATTGCGGCTGTTTCCTATTATTTCTTTTGGAATAAAAGTCAGGACATCATTTTAAAAACAAGTATTGTAAGTTTATCTATACTTATTTCTATAAAACTTTTATTGTATTTATTCAATACTCAAAAAACCAACTTTAAAATCATTACTCGCTATTTATTGCTAATTGGATATATTATCATTCCGTTTATCAGTACAAACTATGTAGCAATTGGTAAAAATGGCTATAATCCCAAAATATTAATCACCATTTTAATTCTCATCTGGGCAAATGATACGTTTGCCTATTTAGTAGGTAAAAATTTTGGAAAACGAAAACTCTTCCCAAGTGTTTCACCCAAAAAAACCATCGAAGGTTTTGTAGGTGGAATGTTTTTTACAATTATTTCAAGTGTTTTATTGTCTAAATTTTATATCGAATCAAACATTTTGTACATTTGGATTGTTATTGCAATAATAGTTAGTATTTTTAGCACATTAGGCGATTTGATTCAATCAAAGTTCAAACGTGTGGCTGGCATAAAAGACAGCGGGAAAATAATGCCCGGTCACGGAGGTATTTTAGACCGATTAGATAGTATTATCTTTGTAATCCCGTTTATTAATTTGTTTTATTTAATTTTATATTATGTTTCATAA